One genomic segment of Paenibacillus durus includes these proteins:
- a CDS encoding lysophospholipid acyltransferase family protein, whose product MIYVICRGLLRLIYAVLFPLKTVGIENIPNEGGVLLCGNHTSNLDPFTMGIKLERKVNYMAKAELFKVPVLGRLVRQVGAFPVKRGGVSKESIKTALNLLRSGQVMGIFPEGTRNSDSGIAKKGAATFALRSGAAVVPAAIIGPYKPFRRMVVVYGAPIDLSEYAAGGSDSAEAVTDLIMARIREMLETGKPSGK is encoded by the coding sequence ATGATTTATGTCATTTGCCGAGGATTGCTTCGCTTGATCTATGCCGTTCTGTTTCCGCTTAAGACGGTGGGAATTGAAAATATTCCGAACGAGGGCGGAGTACTGCTATGCGGCAACCACACCAGCAATCTTGATCCTTTTACTATGGGCATCAAGCTGGAGCGCAAAGTGAACTATATGGCCAAGGCTGAGCTGTTCAAGGTTCCTGTACTCGGCCGGCTAGTCAGACAGGTGGGCGCTTTTCCGGTTAAACGCGGCGGTGTAAGCAAAGAATCCATTAAAACGGCGCTTAATTTGCTTAGAAGCGGGCAAGTAATGGGCATTTTCCCGGAAGGAACGCGGAACAGCGACAGCGGAATTGCCAAAAAAGGAGCGGCGACTTTTGCCCTCCGCAGTGGCGCGGCAGTTGTACCGGCGGCGATAATCGGCCCATACAAGCCTTTTCGCCGGATGGTCGTCGTTTACGGCGCTCCGATTGATCTGAGCGAATATGCCGCAGGCGGCAGCGATTCGGCTGAAGCGGTTACCGATCTTATCATGGCCCGGATTCGCGAGATGCTGGAGACCGGTAAGCCAAGCGGGAAATAA